The region CATTGCCTACTTAATTGGCGGAATTATTTTACTATTTATCATGCAAGGTCTTGCTGAAATGGCGGTTCGAAATAGTGAAGCACGAACGTTTCGTGATTTAGTTCAATCGATTTTAGGAAACTATCCCGCTTACTTTTTGGACTGGATTTATTGGAAAATGTGGGTATTAAACATTGCAGCTGAAGCCGTTGTAGCCGCTATTTTTATTCAGTACTGGCTTCCTGATTATCCAATTTGGATGCTTGCTTTAGGCGTATCCGTTATTGTCACAGTCATTAACTTGCTTTCAGTTAAAGCATTTGCTGAAACGGAATACTGGTTAGCTTTAATTAAAATTACGGTCATTGTAATCTTTATCATCGCTGGACTTCTGTTACTGTTTGTATCATTCGGTCACCATACCGCAGCGGGTTTTTCTAATTTAAGCGATCACGGCGGTTTCTTTCCAAAAGGACCAACTGGGTTAATTACGGCGATGTTAGTTGTCATCTACTCTTACGGCGGAACTGAAATCATCGGGGTAACGCTAGCTGAAACAAAAAACCCTGAAAAAGTAGTACCAAAAGCTGTGCGCAGCACATTAACGCGCATCATTGCTTTTTATCTGTTCCCGTTTTTTATCATCGTGAGCTTAATTCCTTGGAATGAAGTGAACGGCGTTTCCCAAAGTCCCTTTGTTATGGTATTTAAAATGATTGGCATTCCCGGAGCGGATCATATTATGAATGCTGTTATCTTGTTAGCCGTTATTTCTTCTATGAACTCAGGACTTTACGGTTCATCACGTATTTTGTACACGCAAGCAGTAGACGGTCGAGTGCCAAAGATATTTTCGAAACTTTCTGTTAACAAAGTTCCTGTCTATGCAATCTTAATGTGTACATCATCCCTTTATGTCGGCGTGTTGATTTCCTTATTCGCAGGAAGTAAAACATTTGATTATCTGATGGGATCTTTAGGGTATACGGTGTTGTTTATTTGGTTGATTATTGCGATTGCACACTTAAAGTCCCGCAAAGTTCAGCCAGAAGCATCGAGCAGCTACTCTGTTAAATGGTTTCCTTATACAACGTGGGCTGCCCTTATTGCACTAAGCGCTATTTTAATTGGCGTTATCTGTACAACATCCGTTGTTATTACGACTATTACACTAGCTATCTATTTATTTATTACAGCTACGTATATCTTTAAAGGTCGCTTTTATCAATCTTCAGCAGTTAAGCACGCTAAATAAAAAACGCCCCCTCTGCATCGTCAGAGGAGGCGTTTTTTCCGTTAAAATGTTAAGTACCAATAGCCAAGTACAAAGCCAATATAGTTACCAATAATATAGCCAAGCGTTCCCACTACCAAGATAGGACCAATCAAGCTTCCCCATCCTTTAGCAATCGCCATCGCACTTGCTGTTGTAGGTCCCCCTACCGTTGCATTACTCGCCAGTAAAATATGCTCTAAATCAATTTTAAATACTTTTCCTAAAAGCAGTCCCACTATTAAATTACTCATTCCTACAATGAACACAAATAGGATTAAAAGCGGTGCTTTTTCAACAATTAATGGAATGGACGCCGGTACTCCGATTACAACAAAGAAAATATAAATGAAGTACGTGCCGATTTCTTGGCTTCCGCTAATGTTTTTAAAATAAGAAGGAAACAGATAAATGACAAGAAACGTAAGCGTGGAAAGCAATAAGTATTTTTCGCTTAAAATAGTATGTAATAACGTTTGAAATATCGAAACATTTGCACCGGTTGGAATGATTGTTCCAAACCATCCGGCTAATTTAAACGACACAACCACTAGAAAAAACGATGTACCAATTGAAGCCGCAACGTCTTTTAACGAAATTTCTTTTTTCGCCCAATATTTTTCTGCAAGCGTATGACGGTCACTTTCTCCATTTTGCCCAGCCTCTACTTCTTGAATATGTGGCGTCTTAAAATGCTTTCTAAAAAACTTCATAGAAGGAATAAACATATACACGGCAAACAGTAAAGCCATGACCATATTATCAGCAACCACCGTGGCCGAAACCATTTGGCTTGATGGTTCAAACTTGGCCGTAACGGTAGCAAAGTTAACCCCTCCACCTACGTAAGAAGCCCCGATAGCAGCTGCAATTTTTGCTAGTTCGGAAATATAATCTTTTAATAACAAGAAGCCGACCGTGCTCCCTATGACCGTGCCTACTGCACAGATCAAGAAAATAAAAAGCAGTTTACGGCTTTCTTGAAATAATTCTTTCATATTAACCTGAAATAGCAGCAAAGGAATGGCAAGCGGCACTAGATAAGCCCAAACCGCATCATAAACCGGAGACTCTGTTGGAATGATTTTTAAATTTGATAAAATAAGCGCCCCTGCTAGCGCAATAATCGCTCCTGACAGAAAAGAAGCCCACTTATACTTTTGTTCAAGAAAAATACTAATAGAAGCCCAAATCGCTAGAATTCCCCATAGTGCCCACGTATCATCAGCTTGAATAATAGTAAAAAGCACAAGCTACTCCTTTCTTTCCCTTTAGAGGAAATGGAATTTTCAGAAAATACACTCTTAAATTTTATCAATATATGCCAAATTCCGTCAATCCATAAAAAAGCTTTCCACTTTAAAAGTGAAAAGCTACTTTTTATTTACGAACAAGAACCGGAATCTTCTGCTGAATCTGCTGCAAAGGAGCGCTTGTTTTTTCTGTTAACGAACGCAAAATGCCGCCTTCTATCATACAGTTAATTACAACTGCGAGCTCTCCTGCTTGCTTCTCTTGAAATCCGCTCTCTATCATTTTCTCTCTAAAAAGTTTTTCCCAATCTTGAAACGCGGCGTAGCAGACTTCGCGAAGCTGTTCATTAATAAGCGCTGTTTCTCCAGCCATCAGTCCAACAGGCATACCAGCAATACTTTCTTCGTGTTCAAACTGCTTGGACAATTCTTCAATAAAATACTGAATAGCCTGCGCTGCATCAGAAGATTGATTTAAGCTTTCTTTAATTTGAACTTGGACGTACTTATTCGTATATTGAACAGCGTGAATTGCCAGTTCTTCTTTCCCTTTTGGAAAATAATAATAAAGAGACCCTTTTGGCGACCCACTCTCTTTAATAATTTGATTTAATCCTGTTGCATGATAGCCTTGCAGCTGAAAAAGCCGCGATGCTGTTTCTAAAATCTTATCGCGTGCATTTGCTTTCTTCACAAAAACGATGCCTCCCCTATATAATAAGTGGTTTCTATAACACTACTTATCATATAAGGAAATGAAATTTTTGTCAAAATAAAGTGAATATTTTACCATTTTCAGTTTCTTTTTTTATTCCTTATGACCTAATGATCGTTTTTCTTACTTCCTCTGCTAATGGTTGAAGAGGCGTAATAATACGACCGCTTACCTCCTCTGCCGCTTCTACCATCGAAAGCTGCGCCACTGAAACAACAGCGTCATGCTCTTTCATTAACTCATGTAAGACATGCTTCACCTTTTGTTTATACTCTTTTAGGTTGCCGTTCATTACTAGTTCAAAAGCACCTTCTATAACAACAGGGCGAACCTTTATTTTTACATTTTGATAAAATGCAAATTCATCTAGGCGCTTCATCGTTCCTTCTACGGTCTCCGGATTTGTAAACACGATAAGCTGCCGTTCTTCTATTTCACATATTCGGCGAAAATAAGGCTCGTCGATTTTAATAACGGGAATGTCGCTTGTAAATGTTTGGGGTAAAAGAGCAATGTAGTTCGTACACGTCAGTAAAATGGCATCCGCTGAACATTCCTCCATCCATTTTAACTGCTTCTCTACTTTTGCAGCTGCTGACTCCGCTGCAAATTTAGGGTCGGTTGTTACCCGGTGTACAAGTCCAGGGTCTACGAAATGCATACAGTTCGCAAACGACAGTGCTTTTTCTATATAAGAGATGTTCGAATGATGAGCGTGCAGGCAAGCAATTTTATTCATAGTTCTCCTCCTGTATGATGTTCTTTGAAATACTGAATTAAAAATTCCTGAAACTTTTTCGCAACAGGAGTTAAATATTTATCCTTGTTCCACGCAATCCCAATTACCCTTGAAGCTGTGTCTTCTTTGAGCTTTATTTTTTTTATGGCTCGCAAGTCCACTCCCTTTATTTCAGGAAGCAAGGCAACCCCTACATGAGCCGCTACAAAACCAATCACCGTCAAAAATTCTTCTCCTTCAAACGTAATATTTGGGACAATTTCGGCTTCTTCAAACAGCTGATCAAAAATTGTTCGGCTTCCATATCCTTTTTTTAAAGCGATAAACGATTCATGAGCCAAATCTGAAATCGAAAGCACTTGCTTTGAGGCAAAAGGATGCGTATCAGGGACATACGCGTACAGCTCGTCTCTCCATAAATATTCCCACTGAATTCCTGACCTGGATTCCGTTACGGAAGACATGCAAAAATCAATTTCCCCCGTTTGAAGCTGATCGAGCATGATGTTCGTGGCGTTCTCAAAAATTTGAAATTGAACGTTCGGATACTCTTGTAAAAAAGCATGAACTAGTTTTGGGACGGACGAAGCGCCTAATGATTTTAAAAAAGCAAACGAAATACTGCCGCGGTGAGGATGAATCAAATCTGAAAGCTCACGTTTAGCTTCTTCCATTTCGTTTAATACTTTAGCCGTTCGTTCGTAAAAAAGCCGTCCGTATCGATTTAAAATGACTTGCCTTCCTTTTCGTTCAAACAGCGGCACGCCAAGCTCTGATTCTAATTTAGAAATTGAACGGCTGAGCGTAGGCTGTGCGATTGATAATTGTTCCGCTGCCTTTGTGAAATGTTCCGTTTGAGCTACAACATTAAAATATTCAAGCTGCTGCCATTCCATTTTTTCACACCCTTTACTTATTACATAATACTATTAATTTCATATAAATTATACATTGGACGTCATAAAAAATTCATGTTTAAATGAAGAACGTAGCACTTGCCGAAAATGTTATGTGTCTGCATAGAATAAGTGTTGAAAGAAGGAATTGGTTTATGGATGTTTCAATTGTTTTAACAATGTTAGCCGTCGGACTGATCTTAGGATTTGTCGGGGCAGGCGGATCAGGTTTTATTATTTCAATTTTAACGCTGCTGTACGGCGTATCTGTACACGTTGCTCTCGCAACGGCTCTTACCGCAATGATTTTCTCTTCTTTATCTGGCGCAGTCAGTCATTATCGTGAAGGTAACGTATCTTTAAAATCCGGTATCTCTGTTGGTATCCTCGGCGCATTAGGGGCTTGGATTGGGTCTAACCTTTCATCATTTATCCCAGAAGGCGAGCTAAAATGGCTAACAGCCGGCATGCTTTTATTATCTGGTGTTTTGCTTTGGCTGCGAATGTTTTTATTTTCCCGTCAGCAAAAAGAACGTACTATTCCAACAGGAGCTAAATTTGTCGTCTATTCTTTACTAATTGGCTTGATTACCGGCGCTCTGTCAGGAATGTTTGGAATTGGATCAACTCCATTTATCCAGCTTGGCCTTATGATGGTGTTAGGCTTGTCTATCCGCCAGTCCGCTGGGACGACGATGCTCGTTATTATTCCGATTGCGATCGGCGGAGGAATGGGCTATTATCAGCAAGGCTTTTTAGATATTCCGCTTCTGATTCAAGTAGTTGTAGGCACAATGGTCGGTTCATACATTGGAGCAAAGTTTACAAATCGCGTACCTGCTCCCGTGTTAAAAACTTCCCTTGTGGCACTGCCTATTTGCTCTAGCTTCCTCCTTGTTATTTAAGAAAAAAGCTTGAACTCTCGTTCAAGCTTTTTTTATGTTCATCTGATAAACAAACTGCTCGCCTTGACTTCCAAAAATACGCCGGTTTGTATCGACAAAGCCGCTTCGGTTATATAGATGCTGCGCAGCCGTGTTTTTATGATTCACGCCTAGCACTACTTCATTTTTAGTCGGAAAGTGATGTTGGATAAAAGAAGAAAGAAGTTTCAATGACTTTTTGCCAATTCCATTTCTTTGATAATCAGGATGAATGGAATACGACCGTATTAAAAGCGCGCCGAAGCTATCGGTATATTCTTTAACGGCTTCCCCTGCATCGAGTACGAAAAAACCGGCTAGTTTGTTTTCTACCAAAATCAAAACGGGCGTTCTGTCCTTTTCCTGCTCACACTTCACTATGGCTTCAACAGGGAGTGCTGTATAAATGAGCTGCTCTTCAGGCAGCGTATAATTATGTATAGACGAGTCGTAGGTTTCACTATAAAACGCTAGCGCTACGTTTTTTGTATTCTCCATTTTCTGCTGTACTCCCTCCTTCTTTTTTCATAGTATATCATGCACAAAAAAAGCCGCATAAAGCGGCTTTTTTTATCTAGCGTCGGATACAACGGTAAAACGTTCGTTTACATGCTCTCCTCGCTCAATTTCATCAACAACAGCAATCGCGTAATCAGCATAGCTGACGTGGCTCTTTCCTTCTGAGTTTAAAATGACATGATCTTTTCCTTTTTTATAAGCATCCGTTCGTTTTCCTGAAGGATTAAAAAATGCTGCCGGGCTAATAAACGTCCAATTAATGTCGCTTGTACTTTCTAAGTCTTTTAAATTTTGAGCTTGATTGTCAGCTGTCGCTTTGTACTCTTCTGGAAAATTAGGCGTATCTGCTAGACGCGTCGTTTTCTCTTCATCGACAAACAAACTGCCTGCTCCTCCTACAACAAGAAGACGAACGTCCGGAGCTTGTTTAAATACATGGATTAACGCCTGCCCCGCTTCTACATGAAGATGTTCTTTTCCTTCAGGAGCTCCAAATGCATTTACCACTGCATCCAAGCCTTCAATATCTTTTGCCGTAATATCAAAGATGTCTTTTTCCAGTGTACGAACATCCCTTTCTTCTACTTTGCTCGCATCGCGTACAATTGCTGTTACGTCATGCCCACGATTTAAGGCTTCTTTTACGATAAAACTTCCTGCTTTTCCTGTAGCACCTACGACTCCAATTTTCATTTTAAAACCTCCAGTAAAATTCTCCATACTTAGTAGTAGCCTCTTTTTGTAGTGCTAAAACACATCGGGCGAGTTCAAATAAGTAAAAGGCCTCCTGAAGAAGGCCTTTTGACAAAAAATAAATGATTACTTATTCAATTTCAATAAATAACACGTGAGCCATAGAGTGAATTGATTTAATCAACTCTACTTTATTTCCTTTCTTTTTTGCCTTTCCTTTTATCTCAACAAAATAAAGCAGTTCCCCTTGATGATGATCCTGGTGAATTTCATAGGATGAAATCATAATATTTTCCTTTTCAATCTTGTCAAGCAGCTCATAAATATCCTCTTGATTGGCTGCACGAAACTTAATTAAAATGGAATGAGTAGAAAGAGATGTAAACATTACGTTCAATATTTCTAAGCCAATCAGCACCAGTACAGTTGCGCTAATGCCGACTGTATACATACCCGCCCCAATTGTTAAACCAATTCCCGACGTGGCCCATACGCCTGCGGCTGTGGTGAGCCCTCTAATATGCTGCTTTTGAATAATAATCATACCTGCTCCTAAAAACCCAATACCGCTTACTACTTGTGCTGCAACCCGGCTCGGATCAAGGGCCATATGATCTTGATGAAGCACGTCTGAAAAGCCATATTTCGAAATTAACATAATCAGCGTGCTACCGACAGCAACTAAAAAATGAGTGCGAAAGCCCGCTTCTTTTGCTCTAAATTCTCTTTCTAAGCCAACCAAGGCTCCTAACAGACCCGATAGCGCTAGACGACTAATAAAAGCTGCGGTCATTTTTTCTCCTCCTTTCTCTTCATCTTCATTTTTTCATAAATGCACCTATTAACTATTTCTATTTTTGTTATAATTTACTATAACCAATTTTTGAAGGGGAGGCTAATCAAAGTGGATAAAATCATTGATTATTACAGCAGATTCGATGAGTGGGGACGATTAGAACGCGAGCCTATTGAGTTTCAAGTAAACTGGCATTTTATAAAAAAGCACCTTCCTCCTAGCGGACATATTTTAGATAACGGTGCCGGACCGGGAAGATATGCCTTGAAACTAGCAGAAAACGGCTACGAATTAACTCTAACTGATTTGACCCCTCATTTAGTTGAAACAGCCAAAGAGAAAGCTTTAGAACGGCAAGTATATAATGCATTTTGTGATTTCCACGTGGCAGATGCCCGGAACCTTCAATGTTGTTCAGATGAACAATTTCATGCGGCATTAATGCTTGGACCAATGTATCATTTGCAGAAGAAACAAGATCGCATTCAAGCCGTTCGAGAGCTTCATCGAGTCACAAAGCCAGGAGGAACTGTCTTTATTTCGTTTATGCCGCGCATTCAGCACGTCATTTCTTCTTTAACATCGCCGGAGCGTTTAAAACCAAACGACACGGCAAAAGCACTGCATGATTTTTATGAATCAGGCTGCTTTGATCATGCCGAAGAAGGACGGTTTACTCACGCTTATTACACTGAGATTGACGATATTATTCCTTTTTTAAAGGAGCACGGATTTCAATGCGTCGAGCTGATTGCCTCTAACGTTGCTTCATCCGTTAATTCAGAGGAATGGAAGTACTGGCAGGAAACGTCTCCTGAAGAAATGAACAGCATCATTCAGCTGCTTATCCAACAAGCATCGAGCCCTTATCATCTTGGACTGTCTTCTCATTTACTTTATATCGGGCGAAAATACTAATAATCACCTCTATGTATCATAGGATACATAGAGGTGATTATTAATGAACCGTTTCAAATGGAGTACAAGCATTTTACTATGTTTGATGTACAGCTTTTTGATTAGCCCTCCCTCGTACGCAAGCGGTGACTATTATTCCTCTTATGCAGAACTGCAGCAGCACGAGATTCTCCATCAAGACTACGATATTCGCTACGAACAGCGCTTTAGCTATCTATCCATTATGGCCATTCACGGCGGAGGAATTGAACCAGGTACATCAGAAGTCGCCAAAGAACTCGCCGATCGCTTTTCCGCTTCTTATTATTTATTCGAAGGCATCAAGTCAAGTAACAACGGAGTTCTGCACATAACCTCAGAAAACTTTGACGAACCGATTGCTAGAGGGATGTCTCAGCAAAGCATGTCCGTCATGACGATTCACGGCTACAGCGGCAGCCAGCCTATCATATATGTAGGCGGCAAAAATCAGCTTTATAAAGAGCTGGTGAAGCAAGCGCTACGCAAAAACAGCTTTACAGTCCGCGACGCCCCTTCTGACATAGCCGGAACAAGCGAGCAAAATATTGTAAATGATAATCTTCTAAAAGCCGGAGTACAGCTTGAACTCACAGCCGAACTAAGAAAATCATTTTTCGTAAACCATGATTGGTCGAGAAACAACCGCATGAATGTAACACCGCTTTTTCATACATTTGTCACTTCCTTACAAGAAGCATCTTCTTCCTATCAAACTTTCCTTTACTTTCAAGTTCACTAACTTATCAACTCTTGCCTATTCCTTGATTTCCAGACAAAAAAGCCAGCGCAGTCTGTCTAATCAAACGCGCTGGTTCTTATCTATTTCTCTCGCTAAAATAGACCGTTTAAATCCTTTTTGCTCAAAAAACTCCTTGATTTCACTTGTACTTTGATAAGAAAGCCTAATCACATAGTAGTTAATATATTCAATCCAAGCAAACGCGTAAAGGCCCAGAAAAAAAGCAAGTCCCTTAACTCCTAACTGCACACAGTGATAAATGAGCACACCTAAACTTAACGCAAGAAGAATTTTATTTAATTTCTTAAAAAGTAGAAACAACTGAATGTAGTTAGAGGGCAAATGAGAATCTTCTTTTCGGCTCACTCGCCTCCATTTCATACACCAGTACAAGCTTCCTTAAAACAGGATAAACTCAAGTACGATAAAAGCATACACACTAGAAAATGTTGTTAAATAAAAAGCTAGATGAGAAAACTCATTTAAGTACCCTATCCACAGCACAGCGAACAGTAAAGTTGCCGTAAGCTCTCCTGTCCACAAGCGAAATAATTTCCGCTTTACTTTCATAGAAATCCCCCTAGCATATCCCTCAATCTTACTGTTCAAACCAAGCTGTAAACAGCAAGTTTACACCTGTTTTTATTTCTTCATCAGACAGTCCCGCAAATCCAAGCAATACATAAGGCGTCTTGTTTTCATCGGTACTATGATAATAAATCGACGTTGGATAAATCGTTACCTCTTGCTTGGCAGCTACTTCAATTAGTTTCTGTTCACTCATTCCGTTTTTTACCTTAAGAAGAATATGCAAGCCAGAATGTTCTCCAATAACATCTACACGTTCTCCCATAATAGTAGTCAAACAATCTAGAAGCAGCGCTTGTTTTTTCCGGTATGTTGTTCTCATTTTATTCAAGTGGCGTTCCCAGTGCCCTTCTTTCATAAACAGAAAGAGCGTATGCTGAGGAAGTCTTGAAACAGGCTGTTTAAAAAGCCCACAGTGCTTCACATAGCTTGCAAGAAGCCGATGTGGCAACACGGCATAACTTATTCGAAGAGAAGGCATCAACGACTTTGAAAACGTACCTGTATAAATAACGCGATCGTCTTGATCAAGTCCTTGAAGTGCCGGAATTGGTTTTCCTTTATAGCGAAATTCTCCGTCATAGTCATCTTCTATAATGTAGCCGTTCGTTTTTGCCGCCCACTCCAGTAATTCAAGCCTTCTTGCAATCGGCATGACCATACCAATAGGAAATTGATGAGACGGGGTAATATACACCGCATCCGCTCCGCTTTCTTTCAGTTCCTTCACTTTCAAGCCAGAATCATCAAGAGAAATAGGGACAACCGACATACCTTGTTCTTGAAAAACGTGCCTCGTTCGGTGAAAGCCTGGGTTTTCGAACCCAATTATCTTTTCTTTTCCCAGAATGACAGAAAGCAGCCACATGAGATACTGCGTACCTGCACCTATCACAATTTGCTCCGCTGTACAGCGCACTCCTCTTGAATGGTAAAGGTACGCTGCAATTTCTTGACGAAGGAGCAGTTCTCCCTGCGGATGTCCGCTATAAAAAAGCTGGCTTTCATCATGATAAATAGCTTGCACCGTTAGCTTTTTCCACGTATTATACGGAAATTTTTCCACATTTATCTTTCCATGGCTAAAATCAATGGCAGTCGATTTCCGATCTTTTTGCGGCAGAGACACATAGACGGGAGACTGTTTTTGAGGTACTACTTCATTTTTTATCTCTTTTACAAATGCTCCTTTCCTGGCTAGTATCTCGATATAGCCCTCTGCTTCTAATTGCACATAAGCCGCTTCAACCGTATTTTGGCTAATGCTTAAATGAAGAGCTAGCTTTCGTTTAGAAGGCAGTTTTTCATGAGGCGGAATGGTACCTTTTTGAATTTGTTTCTTTATGTAGGTATAAAGCTGCATGTATAAGGGATCTGCTTTTCTTTTATTAAGCAAAGGCATTAACTCTAACATGGTGTTCTTTCCTTTCTAACTGATACTATCAAATTTACTATTTCTGACACTTACTTTCAGTTCAGTTTCTTCCTATACTGGACTATATCTTATAACTTAAGGAGATGACACAATGACCATCACTTATAAAACCAACGTCGCAATCCGTGCCCAACAAGCCGCTGAAGTGTTTGTACATTCAGGTATTAAACGTCCTGCACAAGATCTTAATCGTAT is a window of Priestia aryabhattai DNA encoding:
- a CDS encoding amino acid permease, with amino-acid sequence MKKDNQGLQRTMTSRHIMMMALGGAIGAGLFKGSSSAIDMAGPSVIIAYLIGGIILLFIMQGLAEMAVRNSEARTFRDLVQSILGNYPAYFLDWIYWKMWVLNIAAEAVVAAIFIQYWLPDYPIWMLALGVSVIVTVINLLSVKAFAETEYWLALIKITVIVIFIIAGLLLLFVSFGHHTAAGFSNLSDHGGFFPKGPTGLITAMLVVIYSYGGTEIIGVTLAETKNPEKVVPKAVRSTLTRIIAFYLFPFFIIVSLIPWNEVNGVSQSPFVMVFKMIGIPGADHIMNAVILLAVISSMNSGLYGSSRILYTQAVDGRVPKIFSKLSVNKVPVYAILMCTSSLYVGVLISLFAGSKTFDYLMGSLGYTVLFIWLIIAIAHLKSRKVQPEASSSYSVKWFPYTTWAALIALSAILIGVICTTSVVITTITLAIYLFITATYIFKGRFYQSSAVKHAK
- a CDS encoding DUF819 family protein, with the protein product MLFTIIQADDTWALWGILAIWASISIFLEQKYKWASFLSGAIIALAGALILSNLKIIPTESPVYDAVWAYLVPLAIPLLLFQVNMKELFQESRKLLFIFLICAVGTVIGSTVGFLLLKDYISELAKIAAAIGASYVGGGVNFATVTAKFEPSSQMVSATVVADNMVMALLFAVYMFIPSMKFFRKHFKTPHIQEVEAGQNGESDRHTLAEKYWAKKEISLKDVAASIGTSFFLVVVSFKLAGWFGTIIPTGANVSIFQTLLHTILSEKYLLLSTLTFLVIYLFPSYFKNISGSQEIGTYFIYIFFVVIGVPASIPLIVEKAPLLILFVFIVGMSNLIVGLLLGKVFKIDLEHILLASNATVGGPTTASAMAIAKGWGSLIGPILVVGTLGYIIGNYIGFVLGYWYLTF
- a CDS encoding TetR/AcrR family transcriptional regulator, producing MKKANARDKILETASRLFQLQGYHATGLNQIIKESGSPKGSLYYYFPKGKEELAIHAVQYTNKYVQVQIKESLNQSSDAAQAIQYFIEELSKQFEHEESIAGMPVGLMAGETALINEQLREVCYAAFQDWEKLFREKMIESGFQEKQAGELAVVINCMIEGGILRSLTEKTSAPLQQIQQKIPVLVRK
- a CDS encoding LysR family transcriptional regulator, with the translated sequence MEWQQLEYFNVVAQTEHFTKAAEQLSIAQPTLSRSISKLESELGVPLFERKGRQVILNRYGRLFYERTAKVLNEMEEAKRELSDLIHPHRGSISFAFLKSLGASSVPKLVHAFLQEYPNVQFQIFENATNIMLDQLQTGEIDFCMSSVTESRSGIQWEYLWRDELYAYVPDTHPFASKQVLSISDLAHESFIALKKGYGSRTIFDQLFEEAEIVPNITFEGEEFLTVIGFVAAHVGVALLPEIKGVDLRAIKKIKLKEDTASRVIGIAWNKDKYLTPVAKKFQEFLIQYFKEHHTGGEL
- a CDS encoding sulfite exporter TauE/SafE family protein, with product MDVSIVLTMLAVGLILGFVGAGGSGFIISILTLLYGVSVHVALATALTAMIFSSLSGAVSHYREGNVSLKSGISVGILGALGAWIGSNLSSFIPEGELKWLTAGMLLLSGVLLWLRMFLFSRQQKERTIPTGAKFVVYSLLIGLITGALSGMFGIGSTPFIQLGLMMVLGLSIRQSAGTTMLVIIPIAIGGGMGYYQQGFLDIPLLIQVVVGTMVGSYIGAKFTNRVPAPVLKTSLVALPICSSFLLVI
- a CDS encoding GNAT family N-acetyltransferase → MENTKNVALAFYSETYDSSIHNYTLPEEQLIYTALPVEAIVKCEQEKDRTPVLILVENKLAGFFVLDAGEAVKEYTDSFGALLIRSYSIHPDYQRNGIGKKSLKLLSSFIQHHFPTKNEVVLGVNHKNTAAQHLYNRSGFVDTNRRIFGSQGEQFVYQMNIKKA
- a CDS encoding NAD(P)-dependent oxidoreductase, whose translation is MKIGVVGATGKAGSFIVKEALNRGHDVTAIVRDASKVEERDVRTLEKDIFDITAKDIEGLDAVVNAFGAPEGKEHLHVEAGQALIHVFKQAPDVRLLVVGGAGSLFVDEEKTTRLADTPNFPEEYKATADNQAQNLKDLESTSDINWTFISPAAFFNPSGKRTDAYKKGKDHVILNSEGKSHVSYADYAIAVVDEIERGEHVNERFTVVSDAR
- a CDS encoding MgtC/SapB family protein, which translates into the protein MTAAFISRLALSGLLGALVGLEREFRAKEAGFRTHFLVAVGSTLIMLISKYGFSDVLHQDHMALDPSRVAAQVVSGIGFLGAGMIIIQKQHIRGLTTAAGVWATSGIGLTIGAGMYTVGISATVLVLIGLEILNVMFTSLSTHSILIKFRAANQEDIYELLDKIEKENIMISSYEIHQDHHQGELLYFVEIKGKAKKKGNKVELIKSIHSMAHVLFIEIE
- a CDS encoding class I SAM-dependent methyltransferase — its product is MDKIIDYYSRFDEWGRLEREPIEFQVNWHFIKKHLPPSGHILDNGAGPGRYALKLAENGYELTLTDLTPHLVETAKEKALERQVYNAFCDFHVADARNLQCCSDEQFHAALMLGPMYHLQKKQDRIQAVRELHRVTKPGGTVFISFMPRIQHVISSLTSPERLKPNDTAKALHDFYESGCFDHAEEGRFTHAYYTEIDDIIPFLKEHGFQCVELIASNVASSVNSEEWKYWQETSPEEMNSIIQLLIQQASSPYHLGLSSHLLYIGRKY
- a CDS encoding poly-gamma-glutamate hydrolase family protein → MNRFKWSTSILLCLMYSFLISPPSYASGDYYSSYAELQQHEILHQDYDIRYEQRFSYLSIMAIHGGGIEPGTSEVAKELADRFSASYYLFEGIKSSNNGVLHITSENFDEPIARGMSQQSMSVMTIHGYSGSQPIIYVGGKNQLYKELVKQALRKNSFTVRDAPSDIAGTSEQNIVNDNLLKAGVQLELTAELRKSFFVNHDWSRNNRMNVTPLFHTFVTSLQEASSSYQTFLYFQVH
- the pdxR gene encoding MocR-like pyridoxine biosynthesis transcription factor PdxR, encoding MLELMPLLNKRKADPLYMQLYTYIKKQIQKGTIPPHEKLPSKRKLALHLSISQNTVEAAYVQLEAEGYIEILARKGAFVKEIKNEVVPQKQSPVYVSLPQKDRKSTAIDFSHGKINVEKFPYNTWKKLTVQAIYHDESQLFYSGHPQGELLLRQEIAAYLYHSRGVRCTAEQIVIGAGTQYLMWLLSVILGKEKIIGFENPGFHRTRHVFQEQGMSVVPISLDDSGLKVKELKESGADAVYITPSHQFPIGMVMPIARRLELLEWAAKTNGYIIEDDYDGEFRYKGKPIPALQGLDQDDRVIYTGTFSKSLMPSLRISYAVLPHRLLASYVKHCGLFKQPVSRLPQHTLFLFMKEGHWERHLNKMRTTYRKKQALLLDCLTTIMGERVDVIGEHSGLHILLKVKNGMSEQKLIEVAAKQEVTIYPTSIYYHSTDENKTPYVLLGFAGLSDEEIKTGVNLLFTAWFEQ